The Lysobacter enzymogenes genome window below encodes:
- the asnB gene encoding asparagine synthase B produces MCSILGLFDLRPGADLRPLRPLALSLSARQRHRGPDWSGVHAEPRAILVHERLAIVDPTGGSQPLRSADGELALAVNGEIYNHRELEQQLARPYEFQTKSDCEVVNALYREGLEPAELLNRLNGIFAFALWDGARGRYLIARDPIGVCPLYWGHDADGRLWVASEMKALARLCDDVAPFPPGHYYDSDVGAPVKYYQKPWRDYDAVRGVEADKRELREAFERAVHRQMMSDVPYGVLLSGGLDSSLVAACAARFARRRIEEDDQSEAWWPRLHSFAIGLSGSPDLAAAEIAAQALGTVHHGFTYTFEEGLDALPDVIAHIETYDVTTIRASTPMFLLARRIKAMGVKMVLSGEGSDEIFGGYLYFHKAPNAREFHEELVRKLDALHSFDCLRANKSMMAWGVEPRVPFLDVEFLDAAMRIDAQAKMIDKAAGKIEKSVLREAFEGYLPDSILWRQKEQFSDGVGYGWIDGLKAHAEAHVSDRELAAAAVRFPINTPQTKEAYYYRSIFERHFPGDACANTVPGGKSIACSSPAAIAWDAAFANAADPSGRAVAGVHQAALA; encoded by the coding sequence ATGTGCTCGATCCTCGGACTGTTCGACCTGCGACCCGGCGCCGACCTGCGCCCGCTCAGGCCCCTGGCGCTGTCGCTGTCGGCGCGGCAGCGCCACCGCGGCCCCGACTGGTCCGGCGTGCACGCCGAACCGCGCGCGATCCTGGTGCACGAGCGCCTGGCCATCGTCGACCCCACCGGCGGCTCGCAGCCGCTGCGTTCGGCCGACGGCGAACTGGCGCTGGCGGTCAACGGCGAGATCTACAACCACCGCGAGCTGGAGCAGCAACTCGCGCGGCCGTACGAGTTCCAGACCAAGTCCGATTGCGAAGTGGTCAACGCGCTGTACCGCGAAGGGCTGGAGCCGGCCGAACTGCTGAACCGGCTCAACGGCATCTTCGCCTTCGCCTTGTGGGACGGCGCGCGCGGCCGTTACCTGATCGCGCGCGACCCGATCGGCGTGTGCCCGCTGTACTGGGGCCACGACGCCGACGGCCGTTTGTGGGTGGCCTCGGAAATGAAGGCGCTGGCGCGGTTGTGCGACGACGTCGCGCCGTTCCCGCCGGGCCACTACTACGACAGCGACGTCGGCGCGCCGGTGAAGTACTACCAGAAGCCGTGGCGCGACTACGACGCGGTGCGCGGCGTGGAAGCCGACAAGCGCGAGCTGCGCGAAGCCTTCGAACGCGCGGTGCACCGGCAGATGATGAGCGACGTGCCCTACGGCGTGCTGCTGTCCGGCGGCCTGGATTCCTCGCTGGTCGCCGCGTGCGCGGCGCGCTTCGCCCGGCGCCGGATCGAGGAGGACGACCAGTCCGAAGCCTGGTGGCCGCGCCTGCATTCCTTCGCCATCGGCCTGAGCGGATCGCCCGACCTGGCCGCGGCCGAAATCGCGGCGCAGGCGCTGGGCACCGTGCACCACGGCTTCACCTACACCTTCGAGGAAGGCCTGGACGCGCTGCCGGACGTGATCGCCCACATCGAGACCTACGACGTCACCACCATCCGCGCGTCCACGCCGATGTTCCTGCTGGCGCGGCGGATCAAGGCGATGGGGGTCAAGATGGTGCTGTCGGGCGAAGGCAGCGACGAAATCTTCGGCGGCTATCTGTACTTCCACAAGGCGCCGAACGCGCGCGAATTCCACGAGGAACTGGTGCGCAAGCTCGACGCGCTGCACAGCTTCGACTGCCTGCGCGCGAACAAGTCGATGATGGCCTGGGGCGTGGAGCCGCGGGTGCCGTTCCTCGACGTGGAGTTCCTCGACGCGGCGATGCGCATCGACGCGCAGGCCAAGATGATCGACAAGGCCGCCGGCAAGATCGAGAAATCGGTGCTGCGCGAAGCCTTCGAAGGCTATCTGCCCGATTCGATCCTGTGGCGGCAGAAGGAGCAGTTCAGCGACGGCGTCGGCTACGGCTGGATCGACGGGCTCAAGGCGCATGCCGAGGCCCACGTCAGCGACCGCGAACTGGCCGCGGCGGCGGTGCGCTTCCCGATCAACACCCCGCAGACCAAGGAAGCGTATTACTACCGAAGCATCTTCGAGCGCCATTTCCCGGGCGATGCCTGCGCCAACACCGTGCCGGGCGGCAAGTCGATCGCCTGTTCCTCGCCGGCGGCGATCGCCTGGGACGCGGCGTTCGCCAACGCGGCCGATCCGTCGGGGCGCGCGGTCGCGGGGGTGCATCAGGCGGCGTTGGCCTGA
- a CDS encoding DUF6053 domain-containing protein, whose product MLWAKRSRRGLLREGLQARMLLSQIAAIQQIGVGPEGPSTKSAGVPAKPASALPQPHRNRSACRRFDRRRLHPARSSSRIGP is encoded by the coding sequence ATGCTTTGGGCGAAAAGGAGTCGCCGAGGACTTTTGCGGGAGGGCCTTCAGGCCAGAATGCTCTTGTCTCAGATCGCGGCGATCCAACAGATCGGCGTCGGGCCTGAAGGCCCTTCCACAAAGTCCGCAGGCGTTCCCGCGAAACCCGCGAGCGCGCTCCCACAACCGCATCGAAACCGCAGCGCCTGCCGCCGATTCGACCGGCGGCGCTTGCATCCGGCCCGATCCTCAAGCAGGATCGGCCCATGA
- a CDS encoding polysaccharide deacetylase family protein, whose translation MEPMQSSEPAQRSVASRPAPAAAHAGHRAPPRIATPALAPGARLRAGAGLAAACALLVAGLLAAAPLRAAGPAEIASADRAAWPQPIDTPAAFDRASRAEILAFAHELAGSEPLDDAALAQRLRLRQVDRASVDKIRARLWQRLADNYRLASRACAPREPFCAPAGDAAALRALAAGFDAAPAPAYAAWRADAARFHRIYLDEQLRLAALFPRTSSEIDTYSAQEIDGSELPDRQFLLTFDDGPSAPGGNTDALLRTLREHKLNATFFVLGQQLQPRMKSEAPAKTYAGMCVASHGWEHQSHSRWPQWQDSVIRSSALVREQTGALYRPLFRPPYGQRRADSGAFFREQGLRVVLWTIDSQDWNAKVDAGQVQGRLLSLMLLWRHGTILFHDIHDKARVALPWVLRQTRGAGVQWLDCRRYPLPQ comes from the coding sequence ATGGAACCGATGCAATCCAGCGAACCGGCGCAACGCAGCGTTGCTTCGCGGCCGGCGCCCGCGGCGGCGCACGCCGGCCATCGCGCGCCGCCGCGCATCGCGACGCCGGCGCTCGCGCCCGGCGCCCGCCTGCGCGCGGGCGCCGGCCTCGCTGCGGCATGCGCGCTGCTGGTCGCCGGGCTGCTCGCCGCCGCGCCGCTGCGCGCCGCCGGCCCGGCCGAGATCGCCAGCGCCGACCGCGCCGCGTGGCCGCAGCCGATCGATACGCCGGCCGCGTTCGACCGCGCTTCGCGCGCCGAAATCCTCGCCTTCGCCCACGAGCTGGCCGGCTCGGAACCGCTCGACGACGCGGCCCTGGCCCAGCGCCTGCGGCTCAGGCAGGTCGACCGCGCCAGCGTCGACAAGATCCGCGCGCGCCTGTGGCAGCGCCTGGCCGACAACTACCGCCTGGCCTCGCGCGCCTGCGCGCCGCGCGAACCGTTCTGCGCGCCGGCCGGCGACGCCGCCGCGCTGCGCGCGCTGGCCGCCGGCTTCGACGCCGCGCCGGCGCCGGCCTATGCGGCCTGGCGCGCCGACGCGGCACGCTTCCACCGCATCTACCTGGACGAACAGCTGCGCCTGGCCGCGCTGTTCCCGCGCACCAGCAGCGAGATCGACACCTACTCGGCGCAGGAAATCGACGGCAGCGAACTGCCCGACCGCCAGTTCCTGCTGACCTTCGACGACGGCCCGAGCGCGCCCGGCGGCAACACCGACGCGCTGCTGCGCACCCTGCGCGAGCACAAGCTCAACGCGACCTTCTTCGTGCTCGGCCAGCAATTGCAGCCGCGGATGAAATCCGAAGCGCCGGCCAAGACCTACGCCGGCATGTGCGTGGCCTCGCACGGCTGGGAACACCAATCGCATTCGCGCTGGCCGCAATGGCAGGACTCGGTGATCCGCAGCAGCGCGCTGGTGCGCGAACAGACCGGCGCGCTGTACCGCCCGCTGTTCCGTCCGCCCTACGGCCAGCGCCGCGCCGACAGCGGCGCATTCTTCCGCGAACAAGGGCTGCGCGTGGTCTTGTGGACCATCGACTCGCAGGACTGGAACGCCAAGGTCGACGCCGGCCAAGTGCAGGGCCGCTTGCTGAGCCTGATGCTGTTGTGGCGGCACGGCACGATCCTGTTCCACGACATCCACGACAAGGCCCGCGTGGCGTTGCCGTGGGTGCTGCGGCAGACCCGCGGCGCGGGGGTGCAGTGGCTGGATTGCCGGCGTTATCCATTGCCGCAGTAA
- a CDS encoding monovalent cation:proton antiporter-2 (CPA2) family protein — MAAEAQGGSELVNVVVLLAAGVIAVPIFKRIGLGSVLGYLAAGLLIGPFGLGFFADPQAILHVAELGVVMFLFIIGLEMRPSHLWSLRREIFGLGTAQIALCSTAMTGVGLLFGFPPVVAFIGAMGFVLTSTAIVMQILGERGDLALPRGQRIVSILLFEDLLIVPLLALVALMAPPDPTAAAAAHSRWADVGIALASLAALIGAGVWLLNPMFRILAAAKAREVMTAAALLVVLGAALLMQVGGLSMAMGAFLAGVLLSESSFRHQLEADVEPFRGILLGLFFLSVGMSLDLKVVAANWPLIVGGVLALMLVKALCIYIVARLLKSCHTESLDRAVLMAQGGEFAFVLFSAAVNARLIQAEVGANLTAIVVLSMVLTPLAIIALRKLSPKTALSLEGVDEPNGLSGSVLLIGFGRFGQVVSQSLLARGVEVAIIDTDVEMIESAQTFGFKVYYGDGTRLDVLHASGAATAQLIAICIDDRAAATTTAQLIRHEFPQARVLARSFDREHALELVHAGVDLQVRETFESAMRFGEAALIELGVTADDAAEVVAEIRRRDAERFELELVDGVRAGVSLLYGNMQQTPLIAPKPRQARPENEEEHVPGISA; from the coding sequence ATGGCGGCCGAAGCGCAAGGCGGCAGCGAGTTGGTCAACGTGGTGGTGCTGTTGGCGGCCGGCGTGATCGCGGTTCCGATCTTCAAGCGCATCGGCCTGGGCTCGGTGCTGGGCTATCTCGCCGCGGGCCTGTTGATCGGCCCGTTCGGGCTCGGCTTCTTCGCCGACCCGCAGGCGATCCTGCACGTGGCCGAGCTCGGCGTGGTGATGTTCTTGTTCATCATCGGCCTGGAAATGCGGCCTTCGCACCTGTGGAGCCTGCGCCGCGAGATCTTCGGCCTCGGCACCGCGCAGATCGCGCTGTGCTCGACCGCGATGACCGGGGTCGGCCTGCTGTTCGGCTTCCCGCCGGTGGTCGCCTTCATCGGCGCGATGGGCTTCGTGCTGACCTCGACCGCCATCGTCATGCAGATCCTCGGCGAACGCGGCGACCTGGCGCTGCCGCGCGGCCAGCGCATCGTCTCGATCCTGCTGTTCGAAGACCTGCTGATCGTGCCGCTGCTGGCGCTGGTGGCGCTGATGGCGCCGCCCGATCCCACCGCCGCCGCCGCCGCGCACTCGCGCTGGGCCGACGTCGGCATCGCCCTGGCCTCGCTGGCGGCGCTGATCGGCGCGGGCGTGTGGCTGCTCAATCCGATGTTCCGCATCCTCGCCGCGGCCAAGGCGCGCGAGGTGATGACTGCGGCGGCGCTGCTGGTGGTGCTCGGCGCAGCGCTGCTGATGCAGGTCGGCGGCCTGTCGATGGCGATGGGCGCGTTCCTGGCCGGCGTGCTGCTGTCGGAATCGAGCTTCCGCCACCAACTCGAAGCCGACGTCGAACCGTTCCGCGGCATCCTGCTCGGCCTGTTCTTCCTCAGCGTCGGCATGTCCCTGGACCTGAAGGTGGTCGCGGCGAACTGGCCGCTGATCGTCGGCGGCGTGCTCGCGCTGATGCTGGTCAAGGCGCTGTGCATCTACATCGTCGCGCGGCTGCTGAAGTCCTGCCACACCGAATCGCTGGACCGCGCGGTGCTGATGGCGCAGGGCGGCGAGTTCGCCTTCGTGCTGTTCTCCGCGGCGGTCAACGCGCGCCTGATCCAGGCCGAGGTCGGCGCCAACCTCACCGCCATCGTGGTGCTGTCGATGGTGCTGACGCCGCTGGCGATCATCGCCCTGCGCAAGCTTTCGCCGAAGACCGCGCTGTCGCTGGAAGGCGTGGACGAACCCAACGGCCTCAGCGGCAGCGTGCTGCTGATCGGCTTCGGCCGCTTCGGCCAGGTGGTGTCGCAGTCGCTGCTGGCGCGCGGGGTCGAGGTCGCGATCATCGACACCGACGTGGAGATGATCGAAAGCGCGCAGACCTTCGGCTTCAAGGTGTACTACGGCGACGGCACCCGCCTGGACGTGCTGCACGCCTCCGGCGCGGCGACCGCGCAACTGATCGCGATCTGCATCGACGACCGCGCCGCGGCGACCACCACCGCCCAGCTGATCCGCCACGAGTTCCCGCAGGCGCGGGTGCTGGCGCGCAGCTTCGACCGCGAGCACGCGTTGGAGCTGGTCCACGCCGGCGTCGACCTGCAGGTGCGCGAGACCTTCGAATCGGCGATGCGCTTCGGCGAGGCGGCGCTGATCGAGCTCGGGGTGACGGCCGACGACGCGGCCGAAGTCGTCGCCGAGATCCGCCGCCGCGACGCCGAGCGCTTCGAGCTGGAACTGGTCGACGGCGTGCGCGCGGGCGTGTCGCTGCTGTACGGCAACATGCAGCAGACGCCGCTGATCGCGCCGAAGCCGCGCCAGGCCAGGCCCGAGAACGAAGAAGAACACGTGCCGGGCATTTCCGCGTGA
- a CDS encoding YfaP family protein, whose protein sequence is MRPRTALSLRFSPLRRTLAAAAALACLAPGSACAAEPGDGAVVVLSATVADQRIEGASVELRRDGLPTLAASSDAQGRAGLDPAALADPAARLSIRKPGYAELLAQCPCSDRRYALSPALASLDGLRVVLSWDAPGVDLDAHLSFPGNHVYFQRPRGADARLDLDAADRRRPETVTIARRRAGAAYTYAVHDFGHRQQPEADALARSGAKVYVYVGQSLVRTYAAPVQAGNVWTVFRINGEGRFEEIDRIAASRAGADALGAELARAPGQAAPPAAVAGEDAAAANQRGETAYRSGDLPGAIAAYQQAIELNPNYALAFSNLGLAYVRKGRAAEAIWASRRAIALAKGAGAATIRAGAYYNIGKLYELDGQYERAMSNYLAARREKSDKSYDEALQRVSGY, encoded by the coding sequence ATGCGCCCGCGCACCGCCCTCTCCCTTCGATTTTCCCCGCTGCGCCGCACCCTCGCGGCGGCCGCCGCTTTGGCCTGCCTCGCGCCGGGCTCGGCCTGCGCGGCCGAACCCGGCGACGGTGCGGTCGTCGTGCTCAGCGCCACCGTCGCCGACCAGCGCATCGAAGGCGCGAGCGTGGAGCTGCGCCGCGACGGCCTGCCGACGCTGGCCGCGAGCAGCGACGCGCAAGGCCGCGCCGGGCTCGATCCGGCCGCCTTGGCCGATCCGGCCGCGCGCCTGAGCATCCGCAAGCCCGGCTACGCCGAGTTGCTGGCGCAATGCCCGTGCAGCGACCGCCGCTACGCGCTGAGCCCGGCGCTGGCCAGCCTCGACGGCTTGCGCGTGGTGCTGAGCTGGGACGCGCCCGGCGTCGATCTCGACGCGCACCTGAGCTTCCCCGGCAACCACGTCTACTTCCAGCGCCCGCGCGGCGCCGACGCGCGCCTGGACCTCGACGCGGCCGACCGTCGCCGCCCCGAGACCGTCACCATCGCCCGCCGCCGCGCCGGCGCGGCCTACACCTACGCCGTGCACGACTTCGGCCATCGCCAGCAGCCCGAGGCCGACGCGCTGGCGCGCAGCGGCGCCAAGGTCTACGTCTACGTCGGCCAGTCGCTGGTGCGCACCTACGCGGCGCCGGTGCAGGCCGGCAACGTCTGGACGGTGTTCCGCATCAACGGCGAAGGCCGCTTCGAGGAGATCGACCGCATCGCCGCCAGCCGCGCCGGCGCCGACGCGCTCGGCGCCGAATTGGCGCGCGCGCCGGGCCAAGCCGCACCGCCGGCCGCGGTCGCCGGCGAGGACGCGGCCGCGGCCAACCAACGCGGCGAGACGGCGTACCGCAGCGGCGACCTGCCCGGCGCCATCGCCGCCTACCAACAAGCGATTGAGTTGAATCCCAACTACGCGCTGGCCTTCAGCAACCTCGGCCTGGCGTATGTGCGCAAGGGCCGCGCCGCCGAGGCGATCTGGGCCTCGCGCCGCGCCATCGCCCTGGCCAAGGGCGCGGGCGCGGCGACCATCCGCGCCGGCGCGTACTACAACATCGGCAAGCTGTACGAGCTCGACGGTCAGTACGAGCGGGCGATGTCGAACTATCTGGCGGCGCGGCGCGAGAAATCGGACAAGAGCTACGACGAGGCGCTGCAGCGGGTCAGCGGCTACTGA